One genomic region from Haloarcula sp. DT43 encodes:
- the kdgK1 gene encoding bifunctional 2-dehydro-3-deoxygluconokinase/2-dehydro-3-deoxygalactonokinase has protein sequence MTELVTFGETMLRLSPPDDERLETADRYAVRAAGAESNVAVAAQRLGLDATWTSKLPDSPVGRRVTGELRHHGVSVDVAWDDSASARQGTYYLEQGSPPRGNEVIYDRGNASVTTATPAELPTETIADAAGFHTSGITPALSETLESTTADLLSLAQEAGTTTSFDLNYRSKLWSPAEARAVLTELFPAVDVLVVAERDADVVLNRTGDAESVARDLAAEYGFEATVITRGSDGALALADGTVVEQPTFESTDAHPVGTGDSFVGGFLSQYLTGESVPDALAWGAATAALKRTIPGDIAVVSPEEVRSILSGDTEAISR, from the coding sequence ATGACGGAGTTAGTCACATTCGGCGAGACGATGCTGCGGCTGTCGCCGCCTGACGACGAGCGACTGGAGACGGCGGACCGGTACGCGGTCCGGGCGGCCGGCGCGGAGTCGAACGTCGCCGTCGCCGCACAGCGACTCGGTCTCGATGCGACGTGGACCTCGAAGCTCCCGGATTCGCCGGTGGGCCGACGGGTCACCGGCGAACTCAGGCACCACGGCGTGTCGGTCGACGTCGCCTGGGACGACTCGGCCAGCGCCCGACAGGGGACCTACTACCTCGAACAGGGCAGCCCGCCCCGGGGGAACGAGGTGATATACGACCGCGGGAACGCCAGTGTCACGACCGCCACGCCGGCGGAGCTTCCCACCGAGACCATCGCCGACGCCGCCGGGTTCCACACCTCCGGCATCACGCCCGCGCTCTCGGAGACGCTCGAATCGACGACCGCCGACCTCCTCTCGCTCGCCCAGGAGGCGGGGACGACCACGAGCTTCGACCTGAACTACCGCTCGAAGCTCTGGTCCCCCGCTGAAGCGCGGGCGGTCCTGACCGAACTGTTCCCGGCCGTCGACGTGCTCGTGGTCGCCGAACGCGACGCCGACGTCGTGCTCAACCGGACCGGCGATGCGGAGTCGGTCGCGCGGGACCTCGCCGCCGAGTACGGGTTCGAGGCGACGGTGATTACGCGGGGGAGCGACGGTGCGCTCGCGCTGGCCGACGGCACCGTCGTCGAGCAGCCGACCTTCGAGTCGACCGACGCGCACCCGGTCGGGACCGGCGACTCGTTCGTCGGCGGCTTCCTCTCCCAGTACCTCACCGGGGAGTCGGTCCCGGACGCGCTCGCCTGGGGTGCCGCGACGGCCGCGCTCAAACGGACGATTCCGGGCGACATCGCCGTCGTCTCGCCCGAGGAAGTGCGGTCGATTCTCAGCGGCGACACGGAAGCCATCTCGCGGTAG
- the pyk gene encoding pyruvate kinase, with protein MRSAKIVCTLGPASDSVDDIASLAKAGMSVARLNASHGSPEHRREMIDRIREVDEAVAEPVAAMLDMPGPEVRTAEIDAPIQLTEGSTVRYVVGDDATPEEVGLSQSITAVEPGDRVLLDDGRIETTVERIDGETVYATVENGGKLAARKGVNVPGVELGLPTITANDEQELDVAAEKEPDFVAASFVRDGEDIYEINQALEERGVDIPIIAKIERAGAVENLDSIIDEAYGVMVARGDLGVECPLEDVPIIQKRIIRRCHEAGVPVITATEMLDSMVHSRRPTRAEASDVANAVLDGTDAVMLSGETAIGDHPTRVVETMDRIIRDVEESEEYAESREQRVPNAGDTRTDALARSGRFLARDIGASAIVAASESGYTALKSAKYRPSIPIVASTPSERVRRKLALSWGIRPVTTEYTTEGADAIIQTSVQAALDTEAADSGDTVVVISGMMTELEGMNTANMLKVHVAAETVASGRSIVEGLVTGPVHRLSAAPPRESPGDLSNVPDGAILAVPEGFDGEFVGDTSRIGGIIDAHEGVTSYAAIVARELSIPMISNAALPESVSDGSTVTLDSERGVVYEEAVGREDISGSERDY; from the coding sequence ATGCGTAGCGCGAAGATTGTCTGCACCCTTGGTCCCGCGTCGGACTCGGTCGATGACATCGCGTCGCTCGCAAAGGCCGGGATGTCCGTCGCCAGACTCAACGCGAGCCACGGCTCGCCGGAACACCGCCGGGAGATGATAGACCGCATCCGGGAGGTCGACGAGGCGGTCGCGGAACCGGTCGCGGCGATGCTCGACATGCCGGGGCCGGAGGTACGGACCGCCGAAATCGACGCGCCGATTCAGCTCACCGAGGGCTCCACGGTCCGATACGTCGTCGGCGACGACGCGACGCCGGAGGAGGTCGGCCTCTCGCAGTCGATTACGGCGGTCGAGCCGGGCGACCGGGTGCTGCTCGACGACGGTCGCATCGAGACGACCGTCGAGCGTATCGACGGCGAGACGGTGTACGCGACCGTCGAGAACGGCGGCAAACTGGCCGCCCGCAAGGGGGTCAACGTCCCCGGCGTCGAACTGGGACTCCCGACGATTACGGCAAACGACGAGCAGGAACTCGACGTGGCTGCCGAGAAGGAACCCGACTTCGTGGCCGCCTCCTTCGTCCGCGACGGCGAGGACATCTACGAAATCAATCAGGCCCTCGAAGAGCGCGGCGTCGACATCCCCATCATCGCCAAAATCGAACGCGCCGGGGCCGTCGAGAACCTCGATTCGATAATCGACGAGGCCTACGGCGTGATGGTCGCCCGCGGCGACCTCGGCGTCGAGTGCCCGCTGGAGGACGTGCCGATAATTCAAAAGCGCATCATCCGGCGGTGTCATGAGGCCGGCGTCCCGGTCATCACCGCGACGGAGATGCTGGACTCGATGGTCCACTCGCGGCGACCGACGCGCGCGGAGGCCTCGGACGTGGCCAACGCCGTCCTCGACGGCACCGACGCGGTCATGCTCTCCGGCGAGACGGCAATCGGCGACCACCCGACCCGCGTCGTCGAGACGATGGACCGCATCATCCGCGACGTGGAGGAAAGCGAGGAGTACGCCGAGTCACGCGAACAGCGCGTGCCGAACGCCGGCGACACCCGGACGGACGCGCTGGCCCGCTCCGGGCGGTTTCTCGCGAGGGACATCGGCGCGTCGGCCATCGTCGCCGCCTCCGAGTCCGGGTACACCGCGCTGAAATCGGCGAAGTACCGGCCCTCGATTCCCATCGTGGCGTCGACGCCGAGCGAGCGCGTCCGGCGGAAGCTCGCCCTCTCCTGGGGCATCAGGCCAGTGACGACCGAGTACACCACGGAGGGGGCCGACGCCATCATCCAGACCTCGGTCCAGGCGGCGCTCGACACCGAGGCCGCCGACAGCGGGGACACGGTGGTCGTGATCTCGGGGATGATGACCGAACTGGAGGGGATGAACACGGCGAACATGCTGAAGGTCCACGTCGCGGCCGAAACGGTCGCTAGCGGCCGCTCCATCGTCGAGGGGCTGGTGACCGGGCCGGTCCACCGGCTTTCGGCGGCCCCGCCCCGCGAGTCGCCGGGCGACCTGTCGAACGTCCCCGACGGGGCGATACTGGCGGTGCCCGAGGGGTTCGACGGCGAGTTCGTCGGCGACACCAGCCGCATCGGCGGCATCATCGACGCCCACGAGGGCGTCACGAGCTACGCCGCAATCGTCGCCCGCGAGCTCTCGATTCCGATGATTTCGAACGCGGCCCTGCCCGAGAGCGTCTCGGACGGCTCGACCGTCACGCTTGACTCCGAGCGAGGCGTCGTCTACGAGGAGGCCGTCGGGCGCGAGGACATCTCGGGCTCGGAGCGGGACTACTGA
- a CDS encoding ROK family protein, which translates to MGAYAGVDLGATHIRAVIGDETGSLVASHKTETPRGPSGIAVTEAVLNALRKACDAADIDPTDVTAAGIASFGPLDLAEGVVENPANLPDTIDRIPLTGPVENLIGSDRVSLHNDANAGVIGERFYSDRSPDDMVYLTISSGVGAGVAVDGNILSGWDGNAGEVGHLTIDPQGFMTCGCGHDGHWEAYCSGENIPRYATQLHREDPVDTALPIETEDFSASDIFEYAGEDEFASHVLDQICHWNAIGVANIVHAYAPLVVYVGGAVALNNPEQVLDPIRNRLEDMVMSNIPDIQLTQFGDDVVVRGALASALTGGTGDPSQRV; encoded by the coding sequence ATGGGCGCTTACGCAGGGGTCGACCTCGGAGCGACACATATTCGCGCTGTTATCGGTGACGAGACAGGTTCGCTAGTCGCGTCACACAAAACTGAGACACCGCGTGGACCGTCCGGTATCGCGGTCACGGAGGCGGTCCTGAACGCGCTCCGGAAGGCCTGTGACGCCGCCGACATAGACCCGACGGACGTGACTGCCGCCGGCATCGCTTCCTTCGGCCCGCTGGACCTCGCCGAGGGCGTCGTCGAGAACCCCGCGAATCTCCCCGACACCATCGACCGGATTCCGCTGACCGGCCCGGTCGAGAACCTCATCGGCAGCGACCGGGTGTCGCTGCACAACGACGCCAACGCGGGCGTCATCGGCGAGCGGTTCTACTCCGACCGGAGCCCCGACGACATGGTGTATCTCACCATCTCCTCCGGCGTCGGGGCGGGCGTCGCCGTCGACGGGAACATCCTGTCGGGCTGGGACGGCAACGCCGGTGAGGTCGGCCACCTGACCATCGACCCCCAGGGGTTCATGACCTGTGGCTGCGGGCACGACGGCCACTGGGAGGCGTACTGCTCGGGCGAGAACATCCCGCGGTACGCCACGCAATTACACCGCGAGGACCCCGTCGACACGGCGCTCCCCATCGAAACGGAGGATTTCTCTGCGTCGGACATCTTCGAGTACGCCGGGGAAGACGAGTTCGCGTCCCACGTCCTCGACCAGATATGCCACTGGAACGCAATCGGCGTCGCCAACATCGTCCACGCCTACGCGCCGCTGGTCGTCTACGTCGGCGGGGCCGTGGCGCTCAACAACCCCGAGCAGGTCCTAGACCCCATCCGGAACCGGCTTGAGGACATGGTGATGTCGAACATCCCGGACATCCAGCTGACGCAGTTCGGCGACGACGTCGTGGTTCGGGGCGCGCTGGCGTCGGCGCTGACCGGCGGTACCGGCGACCCGTCACAGCGAGTCTGA
- a CDS encoding Cdc6/Cdc18 family protein, protein MDIEARIKRRQRRNGEPRLIQDYEAISPVVHIEEPADRGPVLERLLDHLDPVFDGQLPPNAYVYGPHGSGKSAVITALFANLEQLPTEQQAIIHTTTRAQPPTSPSFVYVNARETASEFAFYHAILDSLVDEAVPEHGIGTETLRSRLHELVREQRTGIVIAVDHVGEPESIQASALVDLFAGLPSNVSWLAIGREDPSSTELTRYTAESIGIERYRRQMLVDVLMTRTSSGLAQQGLDHSLARHIADWADGNAHDALAALFIAAELAEERGQDRITQANVDAAIAEVPVPCISLGIVLSLPRNRQTVLRELIDLEESERSSVTATTEAIASAESVDLSAGTVKRFLYEMAESGIVDRVEATTTNGQGRPPSRVEPRFPPTAFRRLYDLQQ, encoded by the coding sequence ATGGATATTGAAGCGAGAATCAAGCGTCGACAACGCCGGAACGGTGAGCCGCGGCTCATCCAGGACTACGAGGCCATCTCGCCGGTCGTCCACATCGAGGAGCCGGCCGACCGCGGTCCGGTCCTCGAACGGCTGCTGGACCACCTCGACCCGGTGTTCGACGGCCAACTGCCCCCGAACGCGTACGTGTACGGCCCCCACGGTTCGGGGAAGTCCGCGGTCATCACGGCGCTTTTCGCCAATCTGGAACAGCTTCCGACGGAACAGCAGGCGATAATCCACACGACGACCCGCGCGCAGCCGCCGACCTCGCCGTCGTTCGTCTACGTGAACGCCCGCGAGACCGCCAGCGAGTTCGCGTTCTACCACGCGATTCTGGACTCGCTCGTGGACGAGGCGGTGCCGGAACACGGCATCGGGACGGAGACGCTCCGGTCCCGGCTCCACGAACTGGTTCGGGAGCAGCGCACGGGCATCGTCATCGCGGTCGACCACGTCGGCGAGCCCGAAAGCATCCAGGCCTCGGCTCTCGTCGACCTGTTCGCCGGCCTGCCCAGCAACGTCAGCTGGCTCGCCATCGGCCGCGAAGACCCGTCTTCGACCGAACTGACGCGGTACACCGCCGAGTCAATCGGCATCGAGCGCTACCGGCGGCAGATGCTCGTGGACGTGTTGATGACCAGAACGTCGAGCGGGCTGGCCCAGCAGGGGCTGGACCACAGTCTGGCGAGACACATCGCCGACTGGGCCGACGGGAACGCCCACGACGCCCTCGCCGCGCTGTTCATCGCGGCGGAACTGGCCGAGGAACGCGGCCAGGACCGCATCACGCAGGCCAACGTCGACGCGGCCATCGCGGAGGTGCCCGTCCCCTGTATCTCGCTGGGCATCGTTCTCTCCCTGCCGCGAAACCGACAGACGGTCCTCCGGGAACTCATCGACCTGGAGGAGAGCGAACGGTCGTCGGTGACGGCGACGACGGAAGCGATTGCCTCCGCCGAGTCGGTCGACCTCTCGGCCGGGACCGTCAAGCGGTTCCTCTACGAGATGGCCGAGTCGGGCATCGTCGACCGCGTCGAGGCGACGACCACCAACGGCCAGGGCCGGCCGCCGAGCCGGGTCGAGCCGCGGTTCCCACCGACGGCCTTCCGGCGGCTGTACGACTTACAGCAGTAA
- the glpK gene encoding glycerol kinase GlpK, with protein sequence MADTYVGAIDQGTTGTRFMVFDHSGQVVANAYEKHEQIYPEPGWVEHDPVEIWENTQEVVTQGLADAGVGAEQLEALGITNQRETTIVWDKETGKPVHNALVWQDRRTTDRVEEIQEEDKVEWIRGKTGLECDAYFSATKTEWILDNAEPLKMQSSRGADLRDRAEDGELLMGTIDAWLIYKLTGNHITDVSNASRTMLYNIHDMEWDDELLEEFGVPESMVPEVRPSSDESLYGHTDADGFLGEEVPVAGALGDQQAALFGQTCFDEGDAKNTYGTGSFYLMNTGNEAVESDHGLLTTVGFQMSGEPVQYALEGSIFITGAAIEWLEDVDLINNAAQTAELARSVDSTDGVYMVPAFTGLGAPHWDGRARGTIVGMTRGTRKEHIVRATLESIAYQTRDIAEAMEADSGAETTSLRVDGGAVKNNFLCQLQSDIIQTDIARPQVDETTALGSAYAAGLAVGYWDTVDELRDNWQVDKEFSPEMDAEQADKMYSRWDDAVDRSRDWAQEE encoded by the coding sequence ATGGCAGACACATACGTTGGCGCGATAGACCAGGGAACGACCGGCACCCGCTTCATGGTATTCGACCACAGCGGCCAGGTCGTTGCGAACGCCTACGAGAAGCACGAACAGATATACCCGGAGCCCGGCTGGGTCGAGCACGACCCCGTCGAAATCTGGGAGAACACGCAGGAGGTCGTCACACAGGGGCTGGCCGACGCGGGCGTTGGTGCCGAACAGCTCGAGGCGCTGGGCATCACGAACCAGCGCGAGACGACGATTGTCTGGGACAAGGAGACCGGCAAGCCGGTCCACAACGCCCTGGTCTGGCAGGACCGCCGGACCACCGACCGCGTCGAAGAGATTCAGGAGGAGGACAAAGTCGAGTGGATTCGGGGCAAGACCGGTCTCGAGTGTGACGCCTACTTCTCGGCGACCAAGACCGAGTGGATTCTCGACAACGCCGAGCCGCTCAAGATGCAGAGCTCGCGCGGGGCCGACCTCCGCGACCGGGCCGAAGACGGCGAGCTCCTGATGGGGACCATCGACGCGTGGCTCATCTACAAGCTCACCGGGAACCACATCACGGACGTCTCGAACGCCTCGCGGACGATGCTGTACAACATCCACGACATGGAGTGGGACGACGAACTCCTCGAGGAGTTCGGCGTCCCGGAGTCCATGGTGCCCGAGGTCCGTCCGTCCTCCGACGAGAGCCTGTACGGCCACACCGACGCCGACGGCTTCCTCGGAGAGGAAGTCCCCGTCGCGGGCGCGCTGGGCGACCAGCAGGCCGCGCTGTTCGGCCAGACCTGCTTCGACGAGGGCGACGCCAAGAACACCTACGGGACCGGCTCGTTCTACCTGATGAACACCGGGAACGAGGCCGTCGAGTCCGACCACGGCCTGCTGACGACGGTCGGCTTCCAGATGTCCGGCGAGCCCGTCCAGTACGCACTCGAAGGCTCAATCTTCATCACCGGCGCGGCAATCGAGTGGCTCGAAGACGTGGACCTCATCAACAACGCCGCACAGACGGCCGAACTCGCCCGCTCGGTCGACTCGACTGACGGCGTCTACATGGTCCCCGCGTTCACGGGACTGGGCGCGCCCCACTGGGACGGTCGCGCACGCGGGACCATCGTCGGGATGACCCGCGGCACCCGGAAGGAACACATCGTCCGTGCCACGCTGGAATCCATCGCGTACCAGACCCGCGACATCGCGGAGGCGATGGAGGCCGACTCCGGTGCCGAGACGACGTCGCTCCGCGTCGACGGCGGTGCCGTCAAGAACAACTTCCTCTGTCAGCTCCAGTCCGACATCATCCAGACGGACATCGCCCGCCCGCAGGTCGACGAGACGACCGCGCTGGGCTCGGCCTACGCGGCCGGCCTCGCCGTCGGCTACTGGGACACCGTCGACGAGCTCCGGGACAACTGGCAGGTCGACAAGGAGTTCTCGCCGGAGATGGACGCCGAGCAGGCGGACAAGATGTACTCCCGCTGGGACGACGCCGTCGACCGCTCCCGCGACTGGGCACAGGAGGAATAA
- the glpA gene encoding anaerobic glycerol-3-phosphate dehydrogenase subunit GlpA, with translation MGPTPHIAVIGGGSTGAGIARDLAMRGLDVTLVEQGNLTHGTTGRMHGLLHSGGRYAVSDQASATECIEENRVLRDIASHCVEMTGGLFVKRPEDAEEYFQQKLSGCEECGIPAEVVSGEEARAMEPHLAKDIDKAISVPDGAIDPFRLVVANAASAQEHGARIETHSKVTDLLVESGEVVGIEVEHDSGPGKRVHGTEGGTEEIRADYVVNATGAWAGRIGDMAGLDIEVRPSKGVMTIMNIRQVDTVINRCRPKGDADIVVPHETTAILGTTDEEVEDPEDYPEEQWEVDMMIDTLSELIPMLEDARTIRSFWGVRPLYEPPDVGSTDPTDITRDFFLLDHDERDDLPGMTSIVGGKFTTYRMMGEQISDHVCGKFGIDADCRTADVPLPGSEDFSVLRDYMDEFGLRSPIGRRSIERLGSRADEVLKTDGPNPTVCECEGVTRAEIHDAIEGSGSDLNAVRIRTRASMGNCQGGFCSHRMASELHTAYDESVVREAWDELLQERWKGQRHALWGEQLSQAALNYALHATTQNRDRDPADGEPVDFSAFDTGRSQAGGVDSADVAADGGTDGY, from the coding sequence ATGGGACCGACACCACACATCGCCGTCATCGGGGGCGGCTCGACTGGAGCGGGCATCGCGCGGGACCTCGCGATGCGCGGCCTCGACGTGACCCTCGTGGAACAGGGCAACCTGACCCACGGGACCACCGGTCGGATGCACGGGCTGCTCCACAGCGGCGGGCGCTACGCCGTCTCGGACCAGGCCAGCGCGACCGAGTGTATCGAGGAGAACCGCGTGCTGCGGGACATCGCCAGCCACTGCGTCGAGATGACGGGCGGCCTGTTCGTCAAGCGCCCGGAAGACGCCGAGGAGTACTTCCAGCAGAAGCTCAGCGGTTGTGAGGAGTGTGGCATCCCCGCGGAGGTCGTCTCGGGCGAGGAGGCCCGCGCGATGGAGCCACACCTGGCGAAGGACATCGACAAGGCCATCTCCGTCCCCGACGGGGCCATCGACCCGTTCCGGCTGGTGGTCGCCAACGCCGCGAGCGCACAGGAACACGGCGCGCGCATCGAGACTCATTCCAAAGTGACCGACCTCCTCGTCGAGAGCGGCGAGGTCGTCGGCATCGAGGTGGAACACGACTCCGGCCCCGGCAAGCGCGTCCACGGGACCGAGGGCGGGACCGAGGAAATCCGCGCCGACTACGTCGTGAACGCGACGGGCGCGTGGGCCGGCCGCATCGGCGACATGGCCGGCCTGGACATCGAGGTCCGCCCCTCCAAGGGCGTGATGACTATCATGAACATCCGGCAGGTCGACACCGTCATCAACCGCTGTCGGCCGAAAGGCGACGCCGACATCGTCGTGCCCCACGAGACGACCGCAATCCTCGGCACGACCGACGAGGAGGTGGAGGACCCCGAGGACTACCCCGAGGAGCAGTGGGAGGTCGACATGATGATAGACACCCTCTCGGAGCTGATTCCGATGCTCGAAGACGCCCGCACCATCCGCTCGTTCTGGGGCGTCCGCCCGCTGTACGAACCGCCGGACGTGGGTAGCACGGACCCGACGGACATCACGCGGGACTTCTTCTTGCTCGACCACGACGAGCGTGACGACCTGCCCGGCATGACCAGCATCGTCGGCGGCAAGTTCACCACCTACCGGATGATGGGCGAGCAGATAAGCGACCACGTCTGCGGGAAGTTCGGCATCGACGCCGACTGCCGCACCGCTGACGTACCCCTGCCCGGCAGCGAGGACTTCTCCGTGCTCCGGGACTACATGGACGAGTTCGGTCTGCGCTCGCCCATCGGCCGACGGAGCATCGAGCGACTCGGCTCCCGGGCCGACGAGGTGCTCAAGACCGACGGCCCGAACCCCACCGTCTGCGAGTGCGAGGGCGTCACCCGCGCGGAGATTCACGACGCCATCGAGGGCTCGGGCTCGGACCTCAACGCCGTCCGCATCCGCACCCGCGCCTCGATGGGCAACTGCCAGGGCGGCTTCTGTTCGCACCGAATGGCGAGCGAACTCCACACGGCGTACGACGAGAGCGTCGTCCGCGAGGCCTGGGACGAGCTGCTCCAGGAGCGCTGGAAGGGCCAGCGCCACGCGCTGTGGGGCGAACAGCTCTCGCAGGCGGCGCTGAACTACGCGCTGCACGCCACCACGCAGAACCGCGACCGTGACCCGGCCGACGGCGAGCCGGTCGACTTCTCGGCGTTCGACACCGGCCGCAGTCAGGCGGGCGGCGTCGACAGCGCGGACGTGGCCGCCGACGGAGGGACGGATGGCTATTGA
- the glpB gene encoding glycerol-3-phosphate dehydrogenase subunit GlpB — protein MAIESEVLVVGGGLAGLTGALAAAREGADVRLVSYKQSTLRQASGLVDVLGYTPDGAGPLTDPFEAIPSLPDAHPYRKVGVHTVREALSLFDEAVPTYEGGHTDANALLPTHGGTVKPTARYPAGASAGLASDARDTLLVGIEEMVDFDAPHVAAHLDAAGVPFDVRGETIRFPGDLRADAKVTRYAKLLDTDSEVAVRGRMVPAREALAQRVNPLLEDEERVGFPAILGDDNPGEIRAELSDRLGVDVFEVPMGPPSLPGLRLEDALFSALDEAGASIETGNPVVDFEGEDRIERVFIEKNGAKIPNSADQYVLATGGFVGKGVESDREGVYEPVFDCHVPHASDRYDWFEGDLFGDHEFARYGVATDDDLRPLDASEHSEFENLRAAGSVLGGYDFAAEKSGSGVSIATGYAAGQRAAQEAR, from the coding sequence ATGGCTATTGAGTCGGAGGTGCTCGTCGTCGGCGGCGGCCTCGCGGGACTGACCGGCGCGCTGGCGGCCGCCCGCGAGGGGGCCGACGTGCGGCTGGTCTCGTACAAGCAGAGCACGCTCCGGCAGGCCTCGGGGCTGGTGGACGTGCTCGGCTACACGCCCGACGGCGCCGGCCCCCTGACCGACCCGTTCGAGGCCATCCCGTCCCTGCCCGACGCCCACCCGTACCGGAAGGTGGGCGTCCACACGGTCCGGGAGGCGCTGTCGCTGTTCGACGAGGCGGTCCCGACCTACGAGGGCGGACACACGGACGCGAACGCACTGTTGCCGACCCACGGCGGGACGGTCAAACCGACCGCCCGCTACCCGGCCGGAGCCAGCGCCGGCCTCGCCAGTGACGCCCGCGACACGCTGCTCGTCGGTATCGAGGAGATGGTCGACTTCGACGCGCCCCACGTCGCCGCCCATCTCGACGCGGCGGGCGTTCCCTTCGACGTGCGCGGCGAGACCATTCGGTTCCCCGGCGACCTGCGGGCGGACGCGAAGGTGACGCGGTACGCCAAACTCCTCGACACCGACAGCGAGGTGGCTGTCCGCGGGCGAATGGTCCCCGCCCGCGAGGCGCTGGCCCAGCGCGTGAACCCGCTTCTGGAGGACGAGGAGCGGGTCGGCTTCCCGGCGATTCTCGGCGACGACAACCCCGGCGAGATACGGGCCGAACTGAGCGACCGCCTCGGCGTCGACGTGTTCGAGGTCCCGATGGGGCCGCCGTCGCTGCCCGGTCTCCGGCTAGAGGACGCGCTGTTCTCGGCGCTTGACGAGGCCGGGGCCAGCATCGAGACGGGCAACCCCGTCGTCGACTTCGAGGGCGAGGACCGCATCGAGCGGGTATTCATCGAGAAAAACGGGGCGAAGATTCCCAACAGCGCCGACCAGTACGTCCTCGCCACCGGCGGCTTCGTCGGCAAGGGCGTCGAGTCCGACCGCGAGGGGGTGTACGAGCCCGTCTTCGACTGTCACGTCCCCCACGCGTCGGACCGCTACGACTGGTTCGAGGGCGACCTGTTCGGCGACCACGAGTTCGCCCGCTACGGCGTGGCGACCGACGACGACCTGCGGCCACTCGACGCGAGCGAGCACAGCGAGTTCGAGAACCTGCGGGCCGCCGGCTCCGTGCTGGGCGGCTACGACTTCGCCGCCGAGAAGTCCGGCAGCGGGGTCTCGATTGCGACAGGCTACGCGGCGGGCCAGCGCGCCGCACAGGAGGCACGATGA
- a CDS encoding anaerobic glycerol-3-phosphate dehydrogenase subunit C, with amino-acid sequence MSDAESPSEFDPVAPNTGEEFEPVDVFPDSDDFDLRPGADSCYKCSTCDTNCPVAEVDDDFPGPKFQGPEQWRLKQSDDDHDVDDSVMDCSNCMRCDNACPSGVPLSQMHNTARGEYVSEQMDKLSVEYVRNRILANYRTSAFFASKVPRLANAAMNFGPARWLMEKTLGVTSERDFPEFATQTFREWWADRGGQAQSRENARAARERRGLPADADKKVAYFHGCYSNYNTPEVGKAMVRVYEAFGYEVVAPKQKCSGTPMFANGMLDDARRHAETNVSSMADLVEEGYHAIASCTSCSMALRQEYPELFDIDGIDEVAENTFEAVEYLRIHEDLREEVREAEVDGDLAEEFAYHAPCHSRNQGLDRQAVELFRDLDGVDVEDVGDSCSGISGTYGWKEEKYEKSMAIGEEMFEHMDHAAGETGMTECPTCAMQMEHGSGYEIRHPLELLEAALVE; translated from the coding sequence ATGAGCGACGCTGAATCCCCATCAGAGTTTGACCCGGTAGCACCGAACACAGGCGAGGAGTTCGAACCGGTCGACGTCTTCCCCGACAGCGACGACTTCGACCTCCGGCCCGGCGCGGACTCCTGTTACAAATGCTCGACCTGCGACACGAACTGCCCCGTCGCGGAGGTCGACGACGACTTCCCCGGCCCGAAGTTCCAGGGCCCCGAACAGTGGCGGCTCAAGCAGTCCGACGACGACCACGACGTCGACGACTCGGTGATGGACTGCTCGAACTGCATGCGCTGTGACAACGCCTGCCCGTCGGGCGTCCCGCTCAGCCAGATGCACAACACCGCCCGCGGGGAGTACGTCAGCGAGCAGATGGACAAGCTCTCCGTCGAGTACGTCCGCAACCGCATCCTGGCGAACTACCGCACTTCCGCGTTCTTCGCGAGCAAGGTCCCGCGGCTGGCCAACGCCGCCATGAACTTCGGGCCGGCCCGCTGGCTCATGGAGAAGACGCTCGGCGTCACGAGCGAGCGTGACTTCCCCGAGTTCGCGACGCAGACCTTCCGCGAGTGGTGGGCCGACCGCGGCGGCCAGGCCCAGTCCAGAGAGAACGCCAGAGCCGCCCGGGAGCGACGTGGCCTCCCCGCGGACGCCGACAAGAAGGTCGCGTACTTCCACGGCTGTTACTCCAACTACAACACGCCGGAGGTCGGCAAGGCGATGGTGCGGGTGTACGAGGCGTTCGGCTACGAAGTCGTCGCGCCCAAACAGAAGTGCTCGGGGACGCCGATGTTCGCCAACGGCATGCTCGACGACGCCCGCCGCCACGCCGAGACGAACGTCTCCTCGATGGCGGACCTCGTCGAGGAGGGGTACCACGCCATCGCCTCCTGTACCTCGTGTTCGATGGCGCTGCGCCAGGAGTACCCCGAGCTGTTCGACATCGACGGCATCGATGAGGTGGCGGAGAACACCTTCGAGGCCGTCGAGTACCTGCGCATCCACGAGGACCTCCGCGAGGAGGTCCGCGAGGCGGAGGTCGACGGCGACCTCGCGGAGGAGTTCGCCTACCACGCCCCGTGTCATTCACGGAATCAGGGGCTTGACCGCCAGGCCGTCGAACTGTTCCGCGACCTGGACGGCGTCGACGTCGAGGACGTGGGCGACTCCTGTTCCGGTATCTCGGGCACCTACGGCTGGAAGGAGGAGAAGTACGAGAAGTCCATGGCAATCGGTGAGGAGATGTTCGAGCACATGGACCACGCCGCGGGCGAGACCGGCATGACAGAGTGCCCGACCTGTGCGATGCAGATGGAGCACGGCAGCGGCTACGAGATTCGACACCCGCTGGAACTGCTGGAAGCCGCGCTGGTCGAGTAA